Genomic window (Planctomycetota bacterium):
GAGACACGGCCGCCCCGTCCGCCGGGCGGGCGACTTCGAAGCCCTCCTGAAGCAGACCCTGCACCAGACGGAAGCGCTCCGCCGGCTCCAGCGGCGCGCCGCCGGGCCCTTCGTAGAGGACCACCCGGAGATTCCTGCCCTCGGTCGCGTTCACGATCCCTCTCCGTCGGTCAGCCGCCGGGCGACTTCCTCGGCCTTTTCGGCGCGCATGTTGAGGATTTCGACGCCTTGGGCGGGAAGGGGGGCTCCCGCCGCGTGAAAGAGCCAGCGGACCGCCCGCGGGTAGCAGGCCGCGATCCGGAGTCCGTCCCCGCCTTCCGCGAGACGCTTGAGCGCCGGATCCTGCCGCGCCGCCATGTCGCAGAGATCCGGGACCGCGTCGAAGGCGGCCCCGGAGGCGCACAGCCGCCGGAGGACCTCTTCCTTCGTCTCGGACGGAACCACTTTCGCATACGCGCAGTGGCAGTAGAGGATTCTCACGGGGCGCCTCCTTCGGCCAGGCGGTACGTGGGTTGGGGGCGGGCGGGGCGGAAGCGCTCCAGATGCTCCACCTCCGCCCGGATGCCCCGGCACGCGAAGGCGACGAGGGCCCGTTCGACGGTCTCCTTCAGGAACTCCGGGTCCGCTTCGGCGCGGAGGTTCACCACAAGCGTTCCCGATCCGACCGGCTCGGGCAGCGATTCCCGCAGGTCCGGCTCCCCGTCCGTGCGGACGACGCTCACGACCGAAAGGAGACCGGTCGGATCGCCCGCGTCGAGCGTCATCTTGAGATGGGCGATCTCGCTCCGCGCGGCGGCCAGGGTGTCCCGGATGTCCCGCGCCAGGGAAACGAGCGCCGCGTCGGCATCGAACGGCGCCGGGGACGTCAGGCGCACCGTGGCGTTGAGCCATCCGAGGAGCGCCTCCCCTTCGGCGTACAGGTCGTAGTCGAGCTCCATCGACGCGCCGTTGCGGCCCTCGGCCGTCAGGATGCGCTCGAACCAGGCGTCCAGGCCGGTCCCCTCTTTCGCCGAGACGCGGAAGATTTCGGCGCGGGGGAAGGCGTCCGAGATCGCCGCGACCAGCCGCTCGCGCTGCGAGGGCGTCAGAAGGTCGATCTTGTTGACGGCGATGACGTCGGCCTCCTCGAGCTGTTTGCGGTAGACGTAGAGGACCTTGTCGGAGAACGGGCGGCCGGGCGCCAGCCCCAGGACCCGCGCGGCCCTCAGGGGATCCACGAGCACGCTCAGGGGGGCGATCGAGAAGCGGTCTCCGTAGATGCGCCGGAGCGGGTAGGAAACGGTCGCCACGAGGTCCGTGCAGCTCCCCACGGGTTCGGCGACGAAGAGGTCCGGGCGGGTTTCGCGGGTGAGCTTTTCGGCGGCCTCGAGCAGGGAATTGAACCGGCAGCAGAAGCAGCCCCCGGCGATCTCCTCGACCGCGAAGCCCTTGGAGCGGAGGAGTCCGGTATCCACGAGTCCGCTCGACTGGTCGTTGGCGATGAGCCCCACGCGCAGGCCGCGATCCGACAAAAGACGCGCCAGGCGGGCGACCGCCGTCGTCTTCCCGGCCCCCAGGAAGCCGCCGATCATGACGTAGCGCGCCTTATTCGGCCGATCCGGATTCATGGCGCTTGCCCAGCATTTTGTCGATCGTCGCGTCGAGCACGGAGACGTATCCGTGAACGTCTATGCAACCTTCGCCCGGGGTCCCCCGGAGGGCGAAGAGCCACCCTTCGCCGTAGGGGTCCTTCCGGACGATTCCGGCGCCCTTGTCGAGCGCGGGGTTTCCGCCCTCGAACGTGCCGGCGAAGGGAGCGTAGAGGTCGGAAACCGCCTTGAAGCCTTCAAGCCATCCGACCGCCTGGCCGAGCTGGACGGCCGAGCCGGAGGCGACGT
Coding sequences:
- a CDS encoding GTP-binding protein, with protein sequence MNPDRPNKARYVMIGGFLGAGKTTAVARLARLLSDRGLRVGLIANDQSSGLVDTGLLRSKGFAVEEIAGGCFCCRFNSLLEAAEKLTRETRPDLFVAEPVGSCTDLVATVSYPLRRIYGDRFSIAPLSVLVDPLRAARVLGLAPGRPFSDKVLYVYRKQLEEADVIAVNKIDLLTPSQRERLVAAISDAFPRAEIFRVSAKEGTGLDAWFERILTAEGRNGASMELDYDLYAEGEALLGWLNATVRLTSPAPFDADAALVSLARDIRDTLAAARSEIAHLKMTLDAGDPTGLLSVVSVVRTDGEPDLRESLPEPVGSGTLVVNLRAEADPEFLKETVERALVAFACRGIRAEVEHLERFRPARPQPTYRLAEGGAP
- a CDS encoding glycine cleavage system protein H: MAPMAAEEIRYRRSRFATRLAADRLYTAGHYWLRETEPGLWRVGLTQFALRMLGEIVDLGFDVASGSAVQLGQAVGWLEGFKAVSDLYAPFAGTFEGGNPALDKGAGIVRKDPYGEGWLFALRGTPGEGCIDVHGYVSVLDATIDKMLGKRHESGSAE